The following coding sequences lie in one Azospirillum humicireducens genomic window:
- the fliS gene encoding flagellar export chaperone FliS has product MRNSAYSKALNAYAVANSTVPPLVAVVRLYERAMIHLHAARDAAAARRFEDHHAAIQRAVMVFAGLDSILIFGKYEDVAWTLRRFYRRLIAQAGAAASRKDPVAACDSLISQTSFMLKAWQAIAAERGGPSTVVGAPAKGPHASVVGRTMDHAHGGLSA; this is encoded by the coding sequence ATGCGCAACTCCGCCTATTCGAAAGCCCTGAACGCCTATGCCGTCGCCAACAGCACGGTGCCGCCGCTGGTCGCCGTGGTCCGGCTTTACGAGCGGGCGATGATCCATCTGCACGCCGCCCGCGACGCCGCTGCCGCGCGCCGCTTCGAAGACCATCATGCGGCCATCCAGCGCGCCGTGATGGTGTTCGCAGGTCTTGATTCCATTCTAATTTTCGGCAAATATGAGGATGTTGCCTGGACGCTCCGGCGGTTCTATCGCCGGCTGATCGCACAGGCGGGCGCCGCCGCCAGCCGGAAGGATCCGGTTGCGGCCTGCGACTCACTCATCAGCCAGACCTCCTTCATGCTGAAGGCCTGGCAGGCCATCGCCGCAGAACGCGGCGGGCCTTCCACTGTCGTCGGTGCCCCGGCCAAAGGGCCGCATGCATCCGTCGTCGGGAGAACGATGGATCATGCTCATGGCGGACTCTCGGCTTGA
- a CDS encoding sigma-70 family RNA polymerase sigma factor: MADSRLDARRRSDDCGRPDPGLVDRGLAMTGEVTRGTAAGAIVPLGEEPDETLMAQIRSGSQTAYRRLVHRHLKRTYALARRLTGNEAEAEDVVQDAFLQVWQRRAQWTDDGGARFTTWLYRVVVNRCIDHKRRPVGQDLDAVAEPSDAAPDAVSTIHRRQVAARLLDAQNKLTPQQRAAVTLFYYENLSNADIASVMQISIGAVESLLKRARQQLRLLLRASAQAARDSFDDG; encoded by the coding sequence ATGGCGGACTCTCGGCTTGATGCCAGACGCCGGTCGGACGACTGCGGGCGCCCCGATCCCGGACTGGTCGATCGCGGACTGGCGATGACCGGCGAGGTGACGCGGGGGACCGCCGCCGGCGCCATCGTTCCACTGGGCGAGGAACCGGACGAGACGCTCATGGCGCAGATCCGGTCCGGCAGCCAGACGGCCTACCGGCGCCTGGTCCACCGCCACCTGAAGCGCACCTATGCGCTGGCTCGCCGCCTGACCGGCAACGAGGCGGAGGCGGAGGACGTCGTGCAGGATGCCTTCCTGCAGGTCTGGCAACGCCGCGCCCAATGGACCGACGACGGCGGCGCCCGCTTCACCACCTGGCTCTACCGGGTGGTGGTGAACCGCTGCATCGACCACAAGAGGCGGCCGGTCGGCCAGGATCTGGATGCGGTGGCGGAACCGTCGGACGCCGCGCCCGACGCGGTGAGCACCATCCACCGCCGGCAGGTCGCCGCCCGCCTCCTGGATGCCCAGAACAAGCTGACCCCGCAGCAGCGCGCCGCGGTGACGTTGTTTTATTACGAGAATTTAAGCAACGCCGACATCGCGAGCGTTATGCAAATCAGCATAGGTGCTGTAGAATCTCTTTTGAAACGTGCGCGCCAGCAGCTCCGGCTGCTGCTGCGCGCCAGTGCGCAGGCGGCCAGGGATTCATTCGATGACGGATGA
- a CDS encoding tetratricopeptide repeat protein, producing MYSIYLPWLCDKHFTSAYLYAAVCPASGADFALVMPTVSTTAMSLFLDGFSRSLEPDVQALVVPDNITLVPLPPYSPELNPVERVWLCLRERFLSHRIQDNYNAVVKACCDAWNALTGLLTAIPLPAGNLTTPAQEFRSSTVKQKDAAQDAANGFIDGTTTTMDGSATRRTDGLMRLAVQHHNAGQTERAERFYREILRIDPTHGDAAHLLGHIALQDGRRTDATRLFDTAARSNALIGSYHLALGQTLLEEGQVTAALPSARHALAVDPGDADALCLMGAVAGRQARPVVALRCYRAAARLVPGAPEPRLGMGRALEELRQPGAAIGCYRLAARLRPKDAATRVTLANALRRWGAVTEAAVVYREAIELGAKSGSVWASLGAVLQVLGRPAEAENAYAEALRRQPDHAETRNNLGLLLHSLGRHGQAQERFRAALVIDPFHVPALVNLGLAVSALGDKGSAERWQRRAVVSNPYQAEAWNNLGNTCKAQARREEAEACWKRALALNPAFADALGNLGGNLSDQEAFNSAMVQIRRAIRLMPGHAPLHAVLAYALNGAQSPVEADAACRRALALAPSLADPLCTLGLAEQRQGRTDAGRWFERAIVAAPGHALARFNRGLLSLERGALNAGWADYAFRFKAGRVRPERRFTIPEWKGEPLAGKRLFIWREQGVGDEFLFASCYPDLIKMAGHVVIECERRLVPLFARSFPKATLRAEQPHCGLTEAETVDCDYHIPAGSVPRLLRERLSAFPTRSCWLFAEGSRIADWRERLDGTGDNLRVGISWRSQLMTADRRSAYLPLESWGAVFSVPGIAFVNLQYDECQHEILAAERRFGKPIYGWTGLDLRDDFEETASLVSALDLVIAPANSVAELAGALGVPVWRFGHRDWTQLGTAGRPWYPSMRLFQPLASQGLEQALERIAVELSRVAAN from the coding sequence ATGTACAGCATCTACCTACCCTGGTTGTGCGACAAGCATTTCACATCGGCCTACCTCTACGCCGCCGTCTGCCCAGCCAGTGGCGCCGATTTCGCGCTGGTTATGCCGACCGTTTCCACCACCGCCATGAGCCTGTTCCTGGACGGCTTCTCCCGAAGCCTGGAGCCGGACGTCCAGGCGCTGGTCGTGCCGGACAACATCACGCTGGTGCCGTTGCCGCCCTACAGCCCCGAACTGAACCCAGTCGAGCGCGTCTGGCTGTGCCTGCGCGAGCGCTTCCTCTCCCACCGGATCCAGGACAACTACAACGCAGTCGTCAAGGCCTGCTGTGACGCCTGGAACGCCCTCACAGGCCTGCTGACCGCAATTCCACTCCCCGCCGGCAACTTGACAACACCTGCGCAGGAGTTCCGTTCCAGCACCGTAAAACAAAAAGACGCGGCCCAGGATGCCGCCAACGGGTTCATTGACGGAACGACGACGACCATGGATGGGAGCGCGACCCGGCGTACCGACGGATTGATGCGTCTGGCGGTCCAGCATCACAATGCGGGACAAACCGAGCGGGCTGAGCGATTCTATCGCGAAATCCTGCGCATTGACCCGACGCATGGCGATGCCGCCCATCTGCTGGGTCATATCGCCCTACAGGATGGGCGGCGGACCGATGCCACCCGTCTGTTCGACACCGCAGCGCGGTCCAATGCGTTGATCGGCTCCTACCATCTGGCGCTGGGGCAAACATTGTTGGAGGAGGGGCAAGTGACCGCCGCCCTCCCCAGTGCCCGCCATGCACTGGCGGTGGATCCCGGCGATGCCGACGCACTGTGCTTAATGGGGGCTGTTGCCGGACGGCAGGCGCGGCCAGTGGTAGCGCTGCGTTGCTACCGTGCCGCGGCGCGTCTGGTGCCCGGTGCGCCTGAACCGCGGCTCGGCATGGGCCGTGCGCTTGAGGAACTGCGACAGCCCGGCGCAGCCATCGGCTGTTACCGTCTGGCGGCGAGACTGCGGCCCAAGGATGCCGCCACCCGCGTCACGCTGGCCAATGCCCTGCGCCGCTGGGGCGCAGTGACCGAGGCCGCTGTGGTTTATCGGGAAGCCATCGAACTCGGTGCCAAGAGCGGGTCAGTCTGGGCCAGTTTGGGAGCCGTGCTTCAGGTATTGGGCCGGCCCGCCGAGGCGGAAAATGCCTATGCCGAGGCACTCCGGCGTCAGCCCGACCATGCCGAGACCCGCAACAATCTTGGATTGCTGCTGCATTCGTTGGGGCGCCATGGGCAAGCGCAGGAGCGGTTCCGTGCCGCGCTTGTGATCGATCCATTCCATGTACCGGCGCTCGTTAATCTGGGGTTGGCGGTCTCCGCGCTCGGGGATAAAGGCAGTGCCGAGCGCTGGCAGCGCCGTGCAGTTGTCAGCAATCCGTACCAAGCGGAGGCCTGGAACAATCTCGGCAACACCTGCAAGGCGCAGGCGCGGCGGGAGGAGGCAGAGGCCTGCTGGAAGCGTGCGCTCGCGTTGAACCCTGCCTTCGCCGATGCGCTGGGCAATCTCGGCGGCAACCTGTCGGACCAGGAGGCCTTCAATTCAGCAATGGTGCAGATTCGCCGCGCCATCCGCTTGATGCCCGGCCATGCACCACTGCATGCCGTGCTGGCTTATGCACTGAACGGCGCTCAAAGTCCGGTCGAAGCCGATGCCGCCTGCCGCAGAGCCCTGGCACTGGCGCCGTCGTTGGCCGACCCGCTCTGCACCCTGGGCTTGGCGGAACAGCGGCAGGGGCGCACCGACGCCGGCCGCTGGTTCGAGCGCGCGATCGTCGCCGCACCCGGCCATGCGCTGGCCCGTTTCAACCGCGGTCTGCTGTCGCTGGAACGCGGCGCGCTGAACGCCGGCTGGGCCGACTACGCCTTCCGTTTCAAAGCCGGCCGCGTCCGTCCGGAGCGGCGCTTCACCATTCCCGAATGGAAGGGCGAGCCGCTGGCCGGCAAGCGTCTGTTCATCTGGCGCGAGCAGGGGGTGGGCGACGAGTTCCTGTTCGCGTCCTGCTATCCCGACTTGATCAAGATGGCGGGGCATGTGGTGATCGAGTGCGAACGCCGACTGGTGCCGCTCTTCGCACGCTCCTTCCCCAAGGCGACCCTGCGGGCCGAGCAGCCGCACTGCGGGTTGACAGAAGCCGAGACGGTCGATTGCGACTATCACATCCCGGCCGGCTCGGTCCCCCGTTTGCTGCGGGAACGGCTGTCGGCTTTCCCGACGCGGTCCTGCTGGCTGTTCGCCGAAGGCAGTCGCATCGCCGACTGGCGCGAGCGGTTGGACGGCACGGGCGACAACCTGCGTGTCGGCATAAGCTGGCGCAGCCAACTGATGACCGCCGACCGCCGCAGCGCCTATCTGCCGCTGGAGTCCTGGGGAGCGGTCTTCTCGGTGCCCGGCATCGCCTTCGTGAACCTGCAATATGACGAGTGCCAGCACGAAATCCTGGCGGCGGAACGCCGGTTCGGGAAGCCGATCTATGGCTGGACCGGGCTGGATCTGCGCGACGATTTCGAAGAGACGGCATCACTGGTCTCTGCACTCGATCTCGTGATCGCGCCGGCGAACTCGGTGGCGGAGCTTGCCGGTGCGCTGGGCGTCCCGGTCTGGCGTTTCGGCCATCGCGACTGGACGCAGCTCGGCACTGCCGGTCGACCCTGGTACCCGTCGATGCGCCTGTTTCAGCCGCTGGCCTCTCAGGGGCTCGAACAGGCGCTTGAGCGTATTGCGGTGGAGTTGAGTCGGGTCGCCGCCAACTGA
- a CDS encoding helix-turn-helix domain-containing protein yields MAAVERVAMNRQALRDAVARYNSEGVAGLYDRPLPGRLATAHSERRLQL; encoded by the coding sequence ATCGCGGCAGTGGAGAGGGTCGCCATGAACCGCCAAGCCCTGCGCGACGCGGTAGCACGCTACAACTCGGAAGGCGTAGCCGGGCTCTACGACCGCCCGCTGCCCGGCCGGCTGGCAACCGCGCATTCAGAGCGACGACTTCAACTCTGA
- a CDS encoding ParB/RepB/Spo0J family partition protein, whose product MPRNSLRAESRLGKGAGGSAVSSISALFAAPDTDFPIITPDIGNIEDNPHQPRSVMDEEAFEILKASIAEYGLQQPIGVLQINPMRFRLVYGSRRLRAMRELGNGTIPCRVVANLDGASEEKIAEISGRAEEIALFENLHRDDLDIFDEAEAIRGLKERHGLRYNKIAMMIRKDPAELSRMVSVLTIPEDIKAEARTLKPARYRLFEIAGAGDEARQRALWNALKAQMTGASRSTSANLSDKGEADDEPASPRERRNRIAIPSLLPQRHARHIHHAHEVLAGLRAEPRPLSDEDRRRLEDMREAIEVILAGSR is encoded by the coding sequence ATGCCGCGTAACTCACTCCGCGCGGAAAGCCGTCTTGGCAAAGGCGCTGGCGGATCGGCGGTCAGCAGCATTTCGGCCCTTTTCGCCGCGCCAGACACCGATTTCCCGATCATCACCCCGGACATCGGCAACATTGAGGACAACCCGCACCAGCCCCGCTCGGTGATGGACGAGGAGGCCTTCGAGATACTGAAGGCGTCCATTGCGGAGTACGGCCTGCAGCAGCCGATCGGCGTCCTGCAGATCAACCCGATGCGCTTCCGCCTCGTCTACGGGTCGCGGCGCCTGCGGGCCATGCGTGAACTCGGTAATGGCACCATCCCGTGCCGGGTGGTGGCGAACCTCGACGGCGCCAGCGAGGAGAAGATCGCCGAGATCAGCGGCCGCGCTGAAGAGATCGCGCTGTTCGAGAACCTCCACCGCGACGACTTGGACATCTTCGACGAGGCGGAGGCGATTCGCGGACTGAAGGAGCGCCACGGGCTGCGCTACAACAAGATAGCGATGATGATCCGGAAAGATCCGGCGGAACTCTCGCGCATGGTCTCCGTTCTGACCATCCCCGAAGACATCAAGGCGGAGGCCCGCACCCTCAAGCCTGCGCGATACCGTCTCTTCGAAATTGCCGGCGCCGGCGACGAAGCCCGGCAGCGCGCGCTCTGGAATGCGCTCAAGGCACAGATGACCGGCGCGTCGCGCTCTACCTCCGCCAACCTTTCCGATAAGGGCGAGGCGGACGACGAGCCAGCTTCCCCGCGCGAGCGGCGCAACCGGATCGCCATCCCCAGCCTGCTGCCGCAGCGCCACGCCCGGCACATCCACCATGCCCACGAGGTGTTGGCCGGACTCCGCGCAGAACCCCGTCCACTCAGCGACGAAGACCGGCGCCGGCTGGAGGACATGCGCGAAGCGATCGAGGTCATCCTTGCCGGATCGCGCTGA
- a CDS encoding AAA family ATPase has product MLGEDVKRLREQKGMLQAEFAQWLNVGLGRRYDGPKISRWEGNREKIPEAVLRFLLREQAGPDAQHGPAYVVACTNNKGGVGKTTTSVNLGSVLAAQGNRVLVIDADPQAHATANLGLDTPDYEQEVKKSLPHVLRDQVTLREVIVPVRPSGLEVVPSCLGLSFVENDLISDSSGPLAMREKIVEVKDNYDFIIIDCPPNLGQMTTNALLACHGVVIPTQTEYLASLGMEKLLASIAKIKRRFVSEFQILGILPTMHDVRLHQHQVVLEHLHTTFGNNLRIFPPIPRATVHGEAALAGRAAFEAEPDAPGASNLRVLVDTLVTERKKRLEVINAA; this is encoded by the coding sequence ATGCTGGGTGAAGACGTCAAGCGACTCCGGGAGCAGAAGGGAATGCTCCAAGCCGAGTTCGCGCAATGGCTCAACGTGGGCTTGGGACGGCGCTACGACGGCCCGAAGATTAGCCGCTGGGAAGGAAATCGAGAAAAGATCCCAGAAGCCGTCCTGCGCTTTCTCCTCCGCGAACAGGCAGGGCCGGACGCACAGCATGGCCCGGCTTACGTCGTCGCCTGCACCAACAACAAGGGCGGCGTCGGCAAGACGACGACCTCGGTGAACCTCGGGAGCGTCCTGGCTGCCCAGGGCAACCGGGTGCTGGTGATCGACGCCGACCCGCAGGCCCACGCGACGGCCAACCTGGGTCTCGACACTCCCGACTACGAGCAGGAGGTAAAGAAATCGCTGCCGCATGTGCTGCGCGATCAAGTCACCCTGCGTGAAGTCATCGTGCCGGTGCGCCCGTCCGGCCTGGAAGTCGTGCCCTCATGCCTCGGCCTCAGTTTTGTTGAGAATGACCTGATCTCCGACAGCAGCGGTCCGCTGGCGATGCGCGAGAAGATCGTGGAAGTTAAGGACAACTACGACTTCATCATCATCGACTGCCCGCCCAACTTGGGGCAGATGACGACCAATGCGCTGCTCGCCTGCCATGGCGTTGTCATACCGACGCAGACCGAGTACCTAGCCTCGCTCGGCATGGAGAAACTCCTGGCTTCGATCGCCAAGATCAAGCGGCGTTTCGTTTCGGAGTTTCAGATCCTCGGCATCCTGCCAACCATGCACGACGTGCGCCTCCACCAGCACCAAGTCGTTCTGGAACACCTACACACTACCTTCGGCAATAATCTACGGATCTTCCCGCCGATCCCGCGTGCGACCGTGCACGGTGAGGCGGCGCTTGCCGGCCGCGCGGCCTTCGAGGCTGAGCCGGATGCGCCAGGTGCCTCCAACCTGCGCGTCCTCGTCGACACCCTTGTCACGGAACGCAAGAAGCGCCTGGAGGTCATCAATGCCGCGTAA